The following coding sequences lie in one Fusarium poae strain DAOMC 252244 chromosome 1, whole genome shotgun sequence genomic window:
- a CDS encoding hypothetical protein (TransMembrane:8 (i176-195o201-218i225-245o251-270i282-302o327-352i397-417o423-442i)~BUSCO:15758at5125), producing MDDDLKTASGVAQGLKSDNISTDSEIILTPEPASPNNAPTDPTLLDTPVLGATTPRGSMHSRQPSFSGSSSNHEDWDGPPLDRLSVLDLLENFALPQQLEKLQKGITAQTDKVRRSREAIKTKTQSARHRMVEEWRRRVPEADEQLDRYRKQMQHRVDKLGKRWGDTKVISAREKVSFIFGVMNIFLSGYLIGAYPEQFHWWYTVQLLYFMPIRFFTYRQRGYHYFVADLCYFTNLLLALSIWVFPGSKRLFTASYCLAFGNNAVAIIMWRNSLVFHSFDKVTSLFIHIMPCATLHCIVHLFSPERQKERFPAIWTIKNSPPGSPTAYANVVSMLAWSTLPYVFWQLLYYVFITVRRRDKIAAGRPTSFTWLKKSYANTWLGKFVLRQPEGLQEATFMLIQYSYALLTMLPCPLWFLSRWASAAFLMVVFTWSIYNGATYYIDVFGVRFQKELEAMKAEVAQWQNSPEHLPQSPTLGARPDESSANQLTQQGVAPSASTGQIPSMNEVDREKDMMKGTSLSKDDANRPMSVDNIPLLNDMQTSSSTGVDGRPVNNTRGRRVD from the coding sequence ATGGACGACGATTTAAAAACTGCCTCGGGCGTCGCCCAAGGCCTCAAGTCCGACAACATTTCAACCGATAGCGAGATTATTCTAACGCCTGAACCTGCTTCTCCAAACAATGCGCCTACCGATCCTACCTTGCTCGATACTCCCGTTCTTGGTGCCACTACACCTAGGGGTTCGATGCATTCGAGACAGCCATCCTTCTCTGGTAGCAGCTCCAACCATGAAGATTGGGATGGTCCACCTCTAGATCGCTTGTCTGttcttgatctccttgaGAACTTTGCCTTGCCACAGCAGCTCGAGAAACTGCAAAAGGGCATCACGGCCCAGACAGACAAGGTTCGCCGTTCCAGAGAAGCaatcaagaccaagacacaGTCTGCTCGGCATCGCATGGTTGAGGAATGGAGACGCCGGGTCCCTGAAGCCGATGAACAACTAGACAGGTATCGGAAGCAGATGCAACACCGCGTGGACAAACTCGGCAAGCGATGGGGCGACACAAAAGTCATCAGTGCCCGCGAAAAGGTGTCATTCATCTTTGGTGTCATGAACATCTTCCTCAGCGGGTATCTTATCGGCGCTTACCCAGAGCAGTTCCATTGGTGGTACACGGTACAACTTCTGTACTTTATGCCTATCCGATTCTTCACTTATCGCCAACGCGGTTACCACTACTTTGTAGCCGATCTTTGCTATTTCACCAACCTACTACTGGCGCTCTCGATATGGGTGTTTCCGGGTTCCAAGCGCCTATTTACTGCTTCGTATTGCCTGGCTTTCGGAAACAATGCCGTTGCTATCATCATGTGGCGCAACTCACTTGTTTTCCACAGCTTCGACAAAGTTACCTCCTTGTTTATCCATATCATGCCTTGCGCAACtttgcattgcattgttCATCTGTTCTCTCCTGAAAGGCAAAAAGAACGTTTTCCTGCGATCTGGACCATCAAGAATTCACCACCAGGGTCCCCAACAGCCTACGCTAATGTTGTCTCGATGCTTGCCTGGAGCACCCTTCCTTATGTCTTCTGGCAGTTGTTGTACTACGTCTTTATTACCGTGCGCCGAAGAGACAAGATCGCAGCTGGTCGGCCGACGTCCTTCACCTGGTTGAAGAAGTCGTATGCCAACACATGGCTCGGAAAGTTCGTGTTGCGACAGCCAGAGGGTTTGCAAGAGGCAACTTTCATGCTGATCCAGTACTCTTACGCTCTCCTTACTATGCTGCCTTGCCCACTATGGTTCCTCAGTCGTTGGGCATCAGCAGCTTTTCTCATGGTGGTCTTTACTTGGAGTATTTACAATGGTGCTACTTATTACATTGACGTGTTTGGTGTGCGCTTCCAGAAAGAACTGGAGGCTATGAAGGCCGAGGTGGCCCAATGGCAGAATTCTCCAGAACATCTGCCGCAGTCGCCTACTCTTGGAGCTCGACCTGACGAATCTTCGGCCAACCAACTCACCCAACAAGGGGTAGCTCCATCAGCATCGACTGGTCAGATCCCCTCTATGAACGAAGTCGATCGCGAGAAAGATATGATGAAAGGCACATCTTTGTCTAAAGACGACGCTAACCGACCAATGAGTGTGGACAACATTCCACTTCTGAACGATATGCAGACTTCTTCCTCTACCGGAGTTGATGGACGACCTGTGAACAACACACGAGGCCGGCGAGTGGATTAG